The following coding sequences are from one Beggiatoa alba B18LD window:
- a CDS encoding N-acetylmuramoyl-L-alanine amidase, with translation MMWYLTKFRVFLLVFLCVIATHVRAESVQLQSMQVATDTATSVRLLFDFSSPVRYRIFSLSNPERLVIDLENTKLSTSLVNFAKNHPLIQNIRSAPRNNNDLRIVLDLHAPVRTKSFLLKPAGIIGHRLNIDILSGQTTQITQAPPATQRSLAQMASTSSPRNPLVISLPPPSTNSTLANQSLNQTAPNNRLNAQATIPTNRPRQLTPVIPKKDGNGRELIVAIDAGHGGIDPGAIGKQGTYEKTVVLAIARQLASLLEREYGMRPVLIRDGDYFLKLRERIDLARQHQADLFISIHADAVAEGNGNVRGSSVYMLSQRGASSEAALWLAEKENAADLLGGVSLNDKDDLLASVLLDLSQTGTLEASAHAAEQILNGLRQVNKTHLSKVQRAGFLVLRSPDIPSVLVETAFISNLEEERKLNDPVYQRQLAQAILQGIRGYFAKYAPPGTQLAQR, from the coding sequence ATGATGTGGTATTTAACGAAATTTCGGGTATTTCTACTTGTTTTCCTTTGTGTTATTGCAACACATGTACGGGCAGAAAGTGTTCAGTTACAGTCCATGCAAGTTGCAACTGACACAGCAACCAGTGTGCGTTTACTATTTGATTTTAGTAGCCCTGTACGCTATCGCATTTTTAGCCTCTCTAATCCTGAACGGCTAGTGATTGATTTGGAAAACACCAAATTATCAACATCGCTTGTCAATTTTGCGAAAAATCACCCGTTGATTCAAAACATACGCAGCGCACCACGTAATAACAATGATTTACGGATTGTTTTAGACTTACATGCCCCTGTACGTACTAAAAGCTTCTTATTAAAACCTGCGGGCATTATCGGGCATCGTCTCAATATCGACATACTCAGTGGGCAAACCACACAAATCACACAAGCCCCTCCCGCAACACAGCGTAGCCTCGCACAAATGGCAAGCACATCCTCTCCGCGTAACCCGCTCGTTATCAGCCTTCCCCCGCCATCAACGAACTCCACCCTAGCGAATCAATCATTAAACCAAACAGCCCCCAACAATCGCCTCAATGCACAAGCCACAATTCCAACCAATCGCCCACGTCAATTAACCCCAGTTATCCCGAAAAAAGATGGTAATGGACGAGAATTAATTGTAGCCATTGATGCAGGACATGGTGGTATTGACCCTGGGGCAATTGGTAAGCAAGGCACTTATGAAAAAACAGTCGTATTAGCCATTGCCCGCCAATTAGCGAGTTTATTAGAACGAGAATATGGTATGCGTCCTGTTTTAATTCGAGATGGCGATTATTTTTTAAAGTTACGTGAACGTATAGACCTTGCACGTCAACATCAAGCTGATTTATTCATATCTATTCATGCAGATGCCGTAGCGGAAGGAAATGGCAATGTACGAGGCTCATCGGTTTACATGTTGTCACAACGTGGCGCGAGCAGTGAAGCGGCATTATGGTTAGCAGAAAAGGAAAACGCGGCAGATTTATTAGGCGGGGTGAGCTTAAATGATAAAGATGATTTATTAGCCTCTGTTTTACTGGATTTATCTCAAACAGGCACATTAGAAGCCAGCGCACACGCGGCCGAACAAATTTTAAACGGACTACGTCAAGTGAATAAAACCCATTTATCTAAAGTACAACGTGCAGGCTTTTTAGTCTTACGTTCCCCCGATATTCCATCTGTTTTAGTCGAAACGGCATTTATTTCTAATCTGGAAGAAGAGCGCAAATTAAACGACCCAGTTTATCAACGCCAATTAGCACAAGCGATTTTGCAGGGTATTCGCGGTTATTTTGCTAAGTACGCCCCACCGGGAACACAATTAGCACAGCGTTAA